From the genome of Eublepharis macularius isolate TG4126 chromosome 4, MPM_Emac_v1.0, whole genome shotgun sequence:
TTCAGAAATTCACAACAGACAAGTAATTGGGGTGCCCTGATACCCCAGGtgagactgatctcatcagatctcagaacctaagcagggtcggcctcggtCGACattgcaaaaagaagaaaaagaggaaagtttCTTTATATCGCTGGAATGGTGGTCCATGAGAAAGAACATCCAAAGGACCAGTGttacatagtggttagagtaaagGAATAGGAACTGGGAGGACTGAGTTTGAATCTCTTCTCTGTCATGAATGTTTCTCTGGGGACATTGGGCCCTTCAcagtccctcagcctaacctacctcataagactGTTGTTGAGAGAGAGAAGTAGTGGAGGAGAGAACAGtatgaaaagctgctttgggtccctgatcagtaatttaaaaaacaggaataaataaatcataagcaAAATCAGGAAGACAAACCCAAAGTGGaacaaggaggaggggagaagacccCCCCCCTACTCTTCCTTGGGGCATGTGAAGGCCAGGGGGCTCTTCTTATCTCCAGGGGGCCAGCAGCCAAGTGGGGAAGAGGCCAGAGGTGTCCGTGAAGAGGGGcaaatccttttccaggggacAATTTAACATAGTGTTATTTTCTTCTGTGAACGTGCAATCCTACACAAGAGGTGACCATTTCCCACTTTCCATGTGAGCAATCTCAACATCTTGTGGCACCAGAACGGAGGGGAAGGAACCCGATCCGCTGAGCCTTGCAACAGAGAAGGGCCCCTTCCTCACATCCTCTGTGTGAGCATCCCCTCCTTACCTGCGCAGGCTGCATGGCTGGTCTTTTCCCTTCACCACACGGAGGAGACAGCCGAGAAACAGCCAAGGGGGTCTTTCTCCTGAAAGATGGAGGGAGAGTCTTTGGCTAccctcttctcctctcctctctaccCCCAATCAGCGGTTTGAACTCACCAAAGGCGTCTGGGATGGAGCTGATGCTTCAAAAAAGAGAGAACTTCCACATTTCAAAGGACGGAGGAGGCAcggcaggaagtgacctcaccagCCCGCctccccactgcccctctaggaGTTGGGACTCTCTCACTTTAACCCTGCGGTTGACtcgttcctccccacccccagcctagtCCTGCTTTGCGCTCCTCGGAGGCTGGGGACTGGGTTTCGAAAGAGGGAACCGGGAGAGTTTGGGGTTCCCCCCCTTCCTCCGAGCATAGAGGGAGGTGAGggagggatagctgtgaattccctgcattgtgctgggggtggactagatggctcTGGAGATCCCGTCCAGCTCTAAGttcctctgggttgggaaattcctggagatttgggggtggagcctgagaagggcaAGTGTAGGGGAGGGGCAGGACCTCAGCACCGCCATAATGCCAGAGACTCCGCCCACCCAAGGAGCCtttccctccaggggaactgatctctagagatTAGCAGGAATACCAGGAGAGATCCAggtccctcctggaggttggcaagccggTTTGCATCTGAGCTGGCAGAGTTATTTTTCACAGTAGCATTTCTTGGCTGGCAGACAGCAAGGGAGCCAAGGTAGAAAACCACGGCCCTAGATGCTTCATTTATTggtttatgtatttgtttaaaatgtttattagccCCCTTTCCGCCTCAGAGTTGCTCAATATCCTGCCTCACTGAGGGGCCGACCAGTTCCCAGCCTGTTGCTATGGAGAGCAAACAGGGcgcagaggctgaggccttcccctgaagttgtctTCTGCCACCGGGATTCGGAGCttggctgcctctgaacatggaggttccctttagtcgccATGGCTACTAACCCTTGAATGACCCCTCCTCCATGACTCTCTGGGCCTGTGGCCATCACAGCCTCCCCTGACAGGGAATTCCACATCAATCCCTCATTAGGAAAAGAAGGAGTTCCCTTTGGCCTCTCCTGAATCTACAAGCAGATACGGGAAGTTGGGATTTGGGTTCCAGTCTGCATCCCCTTACGCTGGCCTGCTTTGAACTTTATTTGCCGCTCTGCTGCCCACTCGCCCGTTTTGTGGATatcttcctggagctcttcacaggtGGTCCCGGTTTTCACCATGCTGAAGAGATTTATGCCTTCGGCAAACTTGGCCACTGTGCTGCTCACCCCCACTTCCGGATTATTTAGGAATAATTTAAGAACCTCCCTGATAGGTAGAGCCTATCAAGGGATAAATCCCACCCTTGGCtcgatgaccttgggccagtcacatcctcggagtcagctgtgaggataaaatggatgccaTGAGAACGATGTAAGCCCCTTCAGGTCCCCTTCAACTAGGGGGTCTGCCTATTGTTATAAATGTGATTTTTGCCTACTGTTTGCCAAAAAACAATGGCCGCTCTTCCTCTTGCTTCCTCTGGTATTATGGCCACTCTTTCAGCAGGGGGCAGAACCACTCATTCAGTACTCTAGGTATTGTGAAACAGGGCAAGCTGTAAGGTGACAGAAAGCAGTGAGGGAGACCCACTGCTTGTTATTGAAACAACAGCTGCGATGGATATTAGGGGGGTCTTGCAGCCATCACCCGACACACAAGATTTTTTCCTACCGAGTTCTgccttgtttttcattttccACTTACCCCAATGCACCCAGCAGAAAATCAAAAAGCAAAATAGAAAGTGGATCAGAAGCAATCGGATCTGGACCTGAGCATAAATTCCCCCAAGCCTGGAACAACCCCTAAGATAAAACTGAGAGACACGAAGACTTTTTTTGAAGTGAACAAGAATCAAGTTTATTTAGAAAAACTCACATCTTGAGATAAACACCAATACTTTTATTGAGAGCCAGTGGATATAGCGGTTAGAGGATCAGACTAGAGTCTGGGACATCCACGTTCAGACCGCCAGTCTGCCACAAAAGATTGGTGAGTGATGGAGGGTCagaaacactctcagcctaacctttctcacagggttcttgtgaagataaaatgtaggaAAGAAGTATGCCAAGGTAACCATGTGGCTAGACTACTTTAACACATTTCACATGGATCTACCCTTAAACACATGCTGCAATTGCTCCATAGTctactgagtcatagaattatagggttggaaggaacctctagggtcatctagtccaaccccctgctcaatgcaggaaactacctccccccacaccgcCAGTGACCCCGCCTCCATGtccaggagatggcaaaactacctgactccaaggtgacGATCGGCATgttcctgggcatgtaagaagggccacaagaactaagcacagatgtaacccttcctgccctcccgctCATGATCTGCTGAGGATCggtccaggttcacagaatctgcattgctatcagatggccatctagtcatTCTAAGCTTTTATATCAGCATTATTATTCAACATTTTTAGCGTTAcataaatcaacagaaaatcatactatCCACATCATTGCTACATGGATTATTTAAAAAGGAGCAGTTACACAAGGTCATAAATGTTTCTTACCCCAAAAGATCAGCAGATCAGAGCCAAGAAGCCACAATTAATCCCCCTTCCCATATTTATAGGATTTGAGAATCTTTTCTCAACAATAGCTGACTGTCCCACTTGCTAAAGACGCGCATTCTTCGCTAACGCATTATTTTAACGTCAAACATCGTACAAGGTTATCTATACTTGAAacggctttttaaagtttgttccTTCTTTCTTGCAACTTTTTATGTTGACAAAATCTCTATAAAAATAGTGATGACAAGCTTCTCATAcacatgaatatcttttggccccaCAACCAATGCACTTTGAATCATCTCTTTATTTCAGTGAAGTTGAACGTTCTTGCCCTTCTCAGATGCCTCAATGCACCGGAGCCTCAACACAGAGGATCTACTTACATGGGCtagtgggatttgagtccagtagcaccttagagactcatCAGGCTTTAAGAGTATAAGGTTTcgagagtctgagctcccttcttcagacacgagtaggaatggagaccCCTGAGCCTTTACATCCCAGCCAAAGGCAGGTTGCatattacaagggagggcatcaaagGGAAAAGTACAATGCATCCGATTAGGGCAGTGAAAGAAGAATCCCAAATCTCTGTTCAGCCCCGTGGGGAGGGAGCCAATTGATCTGAAGGAACTCCATTACCGCAATATTACATTTTAATCTCCCCTTAAAGTTCCTCTGTTTGAGGTCAGCCACTTTTAGATAGCAATTAACTGTCCTGGAAGATGaaaatattctcccactggttttgagTGTTATGATTTCTAATATCAAATTCATATCCATTCATTCTTTCGAGTAGCGACTGACCTGTTTGACCAGTGTAGAgagcagaagggcattgctgaccctTAACAGCATGTATAccactggaagatgaacaacaACTGAATCGTAGAACTGGTATTGTTACGTCCAGTGATCATGATATGGGCGCACTTCTGATGGACAAACGGTCATTTAATTGTGTTACTTTGTCTTGTTACTACTTTGTCTCTCGCCTCTCTCCAAGGCTGTTCAACTCTGGGCCCTTTCTAGCCATGAGGCCAAGTAAACTCTGTTCCTGCTTGTAGAGACATCCTCAATGATTTACTTGATGAAATCCAGCAACTGTTTCCTTACATTTCTGTCTATATCTGTTATAAACGTATTGAGCGGCTGGGCGAAAAGGCCCAAAGGAGGCAGAGAAGTTTTATGCTGGCAATATCAGCCACGCAGGCAGCTCCTGGAATTTTGACGGCAGAGCCCAGATAGATGTCATACCTTCCCCGGGGAAGTACATTGGGAAGGTTAGCATAAAGGAAGATCACTGCAGCTTCCGCTGGGgttgcttttcccacactccaggtttctcccctgtgtgaattctttggtggaaaTTAAGTGTCCACTAAACTTGAAGCTTTTTTGTGGGAACTAAGGTTTCCCTTCTGAATGAAGTATTTCCCATGCTTTACATGAATTTATAAGATTTCtcccgtgtgaattctttgatggctgCATCCACTGTCACTGAagcttttccacattccaggcatttatatggttacTAATCTTTATGACTTCTTTGGTGGACATTAAGCTTTCCCTTCTGAcggaagcatttcccacactccacgcatttatatggcttctcctctgTGTGAGTACTTCTGTGGTAATTAAGGCTTCCACTATCACTGAAGGTTCTTccgcactccaagcatttatatggtttctcccctgtgtgaattctttcatggcgAACAAGTTTTCCCCTTAaaatgaagcttttcccacactctgggcatttatatggcttctcccctgtgtgagttcttctGTGGTAATTAAGGTTTCCACTGTCACGGAAGcttcttccacactccaggcatttatatggtttctcccctgtatgaatcctttgatggCGATTAAGGCTTCCACTATCACTGAAGGTTCTTccgcactccaggcatttatatggtctctctcctgtgtgaattctttcatggcgAACAAGTTTTCCCCTgaaactgaagcttttcccacactctaggcatttatatggtttctcccctgtgtgagtacTTTTATGGTAAGTAAGGCTTCCACTGTCACAGAAGCTTcttccacactctaggcatttatatggtttctcccatgTGTGAGTTCTTTTATGGTAATTAAGGCTTCCACTGTCACAGAAGCttcttccacactccagacatttatatggtttctcccctgtatgaatcctttgatggCGATTAAGGTTTCCATTATCACTGAAGGttctcccacactccaggcatttataaggtttctctcctgtgtgaattctttcatggcgAACAAGTTTTCCCCTTAaaatgaagcttttcccacactctgggcatttatatggcttctcccctgtgtgattACTTCTGTGGTAATTAAGGCTTCCACTGTCACGGAAGcttcttccacactccaggcatgtatatggtgtctcccctgtgtgaattcttcgatggCATGTAAGGTTCTTAGCCTGACTAAAGCTTtccccacactccaagcatttatattgtTTTCCCCCCGTATGCAGTTTTTGATGGGTAGCAAGGCTTCCACTGTGTCTGAAGGTTCTTCCACCATCCAGGCATTTATTTGGTTTCTCtgctgtgtgaattctttggtgggaattacggtgtccactctgactgaaacttcttccacactccagacatttatatggtttctcccctgtatgaatcctttgatggcgattaaggcttccactctgactgaaacttcttccacactccagacatttatatggtttctcccctgtatgaatcctttgatggCAATTAAGGCTTCTACTATCACTGaaggtttttccacactccaggcatctataaggtttttctcctgtgtgaattctttcatggtgAATAAGTTTTTCCCTtaaactgaagcttttcccacactccaagaaTTTATATCGTTTTCCCCATGTGAAGTTTTTGATGGGTAGCAAGGCTTCCACTGTGACTGAagatttttccacactccaggcaatTAAATGGTTTCTGCCCAGCGGGCATTCTTCTGTGGGAATTAAGGTGTCTGCTTTGATTGAAGACTTTTTCACACTCCAGACATTcatattttttctttctattaCCCGTTTCCCAATGTGTATTAATATCTGATTTTTCAGAAATTTTTCACCACTTTTTGTGACTTCACTTCCATTGCCTTCTATGtacattttttcaagaagcggAATTTCATGCGTGTTTTTACCTTGTAATAGACCAGAATTACTCTTCCTTTTAGATGGatgttttctctcccccttcctcaaagTATCACAATTTTCAATCTTCCCTTTCACATCTGAATACGTATCCCCTTTTCCCATCACTGGATGCTCAGAGGTTTCGTTCATGGACCCCCACATGCctcctgcagaaagaaagaggaaCCTGGTGTGATGATAGGACCCACACTATCTTTTATCATTTACAACCGATCCAGATCAGAGCTTCCTCCTTTGCTTTGTTATGATTATGTTTGCACTCTGGGAATGCTCAGGGGTTGAAGTCATACAGTCTGTAGACACTTTCCCCCCTTGCTTTCTCTATTCCTTTTAAATTCCAGGCTGACTAACCTGGCAGAGAAGCCATTCCTATGGTAATAAGTGTAGCCCAATAAGGCAAAAAACAGAGAATCTACAATGGAGaacacccacccccaccctgcctcTGGGGCTCTAAGTGAGCCTGTTGTTTTAAGTTTCTCTTTTCCTGCCTTGGTGAATTTAGAGGGGGAGGGGTTTGAGGGTGTTGAGGGAGAACCAAAGCCACCCTTTAAGTGATAGCCAGCCAGTTGtgatttaacacacacacagtagagGGTCTGAAAAGAGGTGGCCAGCCTCTTGCAAAAGAACAGAAATACGTTTTACAGCTAGGAAAAAACAAACGCCTTtttaactttctcattttctcTCTGCTCAGATATTTTCATGCTGTTTAGCCGTATGTTCTTTTTTGAGAGTCAACTGCATGGTAGATTCTTTAAGAGaataataacatcataacatttgatttatatactgccctttaggacaacttaatgcccactcagagcagtttacaaagtatgccattattatccccacaacaataatcacactgtgaggtgggggggggggtttgagagagctctgagagagctgtgactagcccaaggtcacccagctgacttcaagtggaggagtggggaatcaaacctggctctccagattagagtcccgcactcttaaccactaccccaaactggctctccagaggaaaaAATGATGTTCCCAAAATCGGAATTCTCTGTTCCTTTCCACCACAAAAAGCCTCCTGCTCTGTCCTGACGATGGAGCATCTGGGTAACAGCCTGCCTGGCATGGCATGGGGCAtggcagcagtcccccacacagaaaaataacacaactcacttaaaatcagagaatcacaaaaacacaattcctgtcaaaaacactttatttcttgaacagctttaggttacacagtaggagggcacaacagggcatgatagcaatgtactacaaaaaataatacaacccacttcaccgtttttgacagcaattgtgtttgtgtgattctctgatgtgaagtgagttgtgttatttttgtgtagtacactgctttcctgctctgttgtgccttcctactgtgtaacctaaagcagttaaagaaataaagtgcttttgacagcatttttttggggtgattctttaatgtgaagtgagttgtgttatttttgtgtaagatactgctgccatgccctttggtgttcccccctgctgtgtaacctaaagctgttcaagaaataaagtgtttttgacaggaatcgtgctttgtgattctctgatgttaagtgagttgtgttatttttctgtgtgggggactgctggtgtaatgtgtcataatgctttgcctacttgtactttggaagggagaaaataattttttaaaaactttattttgtgttgttcttgttttattctttgttgtgcagttggttcccatcatagggaacaatggggctggctggccagccatctctgtaggtggtgggggaatttgagggagggtgtctgtggttcaggtgctctttcacagggaccagctggcactcagaagtgtgcccaccattgtggcacccctgggctgtgcagaattgcccagggaaagagagtttagaagttcccagcatagggaacaaagggagagggctggcctttgccagcctgttcctggggttatgggtgtggggctgctgggggtggattttggtctgtgaggggctaatgtggggatttgggtctgtgtgtggcagctgggggggaattgggtttgtgttgGGGCTATAGGggatggactttgggggctgagagcacctacttggggaggccatgaaatgcccccccaagtgggagcattGGTCTTgttccctggtcttgttgttttCCTCCATTATATACCAGGGTTGCCCGTTGGTTTCCTTCTGATtataattccagctgggttaaggtgggggaggggattgCTACCTGTTCTGttcctaatattagctggattAATGTGGGGTTTGGGATGGGCATCGCCACCCATCcccctcctaataccatctgggttaaggtggggggtgggcattacgaTCTGGTCTGcttctaattccagctgggttaaggcattggatgggcattgccaccttctcttctTCTAATATTAGCTGAGTAAGGCAGGGAGTGTGAATGAccagggtggacattgccacttgctctgatTATAATTCCAGCTGCATAAggctgggggcgggcattgccacctgcttcgctccttgtcccagatggctgaaggggagtgggcatggcTATCTGccccactcttaataccagctgggtaaggtgcagggtgggcattgctacctgctctgctcccgatCAAAACTGgcagaaggggggtgggcattgccacctgctctgctccaaataccagctgggtgaagacagtgaacgggcattgccacctgttctactcctgatcccagatgacTGAAGGGGGGCTGGTATTGCTACctccccactcctaataccagctgtgttaaggtggtggtgggcattaccacctgctctgctcctaatatcagctgggtaaagacattggatgggcattgctacctgctccgctccaaataccagctgggttaaggtggggtgggcattgccacctgctccgctcataatattagctgggttaagttggggggtggttattgccacctgttctgctcctaataccagctggatgaagacggggagcgggcattgccaccggctccgcttctaataccagctagattaaggcattggatgggcattgccaccggtatgctcctaatattagctgggttaatgtggggtgtgggaggcaggcattgccacttgtccTGCTACAAATACCAGCTCGTTTAAGGGGGGGCATTATGATCTggtctactcctaataccagctgagttaaggcgggggggggcattaccaccttctcagcttctaatattagctgggttaaggcagggagtgggaaTTGCcgggggtgggcgttgccacctgctctgattttAATACCAGCTTGGTAAGGCTGGGGGTAGGAattaccacctgctcttctcctggcCTCCgatggctgaaggggagtgggtattgccacttgccccactcctaataccagctgggtaaggtgggggtgagcattaccacctgccctgctcctgatcccaactggctgaagggggggggtggacattgctacctggtctgctcctaataccagatggctgaaggggttAGGTATTGATACCTGCCCCGCTCATAATGCCtggtgggttaaggtgggggatggcattaccacctgctccgctaatAATATCAAGTGGGTTAAGGTACTGGACGGGCATcactacctgctccactcctaatgtcaGCTGGGTAAAGGTACTGGAccggtattgccacctgctccgctcctaataccaactgggttaaggcaggggtaggcattgccaccttctctgctcctaatattaacTGTTttaaggtgtgtggggggtgagtattgccacctgttccgctcctgatactggctgggtgaaagtgggaggCTGGTactgccacctgttccccttCCCAATCCCAGCCTGGCCTTCCTGTCACGGCCGTTTTCTGGAGTGACATggggccttgcctgggcttccttctgcagcagcgccctctgttGTTGCCCCAGGGTATaaaatgagttgtctgaaacacgcttactcaattatatagtaggatatagaaGTAATCAAAATGGGTGTTGGGTGTTGGATGAACACAGGGTGGGACGTTGGATTCAGAAGGGTCCCTCTCAGCTCTGTGATTGTATGAAAAGGAGGTGGCCGGGAGCTTCCAAACATACCTCCAGGACCTCTCTCACTGAGGCTGTTGCTTTCTTCTTCCggctggtacaggtttcctccaTCGGTGGCTTCATCCCCTGTTCTTTCAGCTGGGAAACCCACAAAATCTTCCTCAGATATTCCTCTTCCTGGACTGCGTTCCAAAGCTCTTACGGGCTCCGGTTCAAACGACTGcgctggggagggggtttgaataGAGACCCTCGGTGAACCTAGGTGAAGGACAGGAGAGCTGTGTAAGCAGTCCGCCTCGCTCTCCGCCACTGAATATGTGCTTAGAGATAGGAAAAAACTCAGCCATGCATACAACTACAAGGCACAATAGCCAGCCACCCAACAGGGTGAGATGCTGCCAGCTCTTGCCCAGAGGGAATGCACTCCACCTAGCTCTCCGACGTTTAATATGGGCTCATGGATAGGAAAACCCTAAGTTGTGTGTACACTACAAGGCACAATAGCCAGCCTCCCAACAGGGTGAGATGTTGCCAGCTCCCACCCAGGGGGAACCAAAGTAATAATGCCGAGAGAGTAGGTGCCATTGACTtctccccccatcccagcagcAGATGTGCACAATCCCTGACAAAAGAGGCGCTGGAGGAATATCCTCTTTGACACCTTTCAGACATTCCTTCCCCTTTCGTCCTTTTTTATCAGAGCCCCCGCTAAGATCCTGTCCGGCAATCAAGAGCCATCAATCGTCTCTGGAAAATTTTATTCCTTTCCGGAAATTCAGAATCTAAATTTCAAAGTATAACACCCATACCGAAGCAACCATTTCCTGTGTCGTCTCTGCACCCACCAAATTCCTCCTTCTTGGCAATATGTGCAACACGTTACCAGAGTTCCTGCCTCGAGGAGAATCTCTCTAGCAAGAGTGGATTTAAGAATTCCCTCCTGCCCCCATGTTACTGCCATGTTACGCTATTAAAGAGGGCCTCTTTCAGAAACCCGAGAGCAAACCCCTCAGACATCTATGGAGGCAGTtctgagaaagacaaaagggatTGGACTTGGGTCAAGGCTCCTTGTTGAGGTCTAGCAACATGAGACCAAGGCCTGCAGAACCAGTGCACATTCCCAGGACAAAACAAGGTCCTGTAGCCTCTTTCCCCGTCATCCCTACCACCAGACGTGAAATGAGATTTCTTCCTCCCGTCTGCAATTGGGAGAGGAGCTAGAATGTGTTCCTATGAGATCTGTCTGGGGGTGTTTTCGGTCCTGTCTCTGAGGAAAAGCAGAT
Proteins encoded in this window:
- the LOC129327273 gene encoding zinc finger protein 79-like, with product PECGKSFILRGKLVRHERIHTGEKPYKCLECGRTFSDNGNLNRHQRIHTGEKPYKCLECGRSFCDSGSLNYHKRTHTWEKPYKCLECGRSFCDSGSLTYHKSTHTGEKPYKCLECGKSFSFRGKLVRHERIHTGERPYKCLECGRTFSDSGSLNRHQRIHTGEKPYKCLECGRSFRDSGNLNYHRRTHTGEKPYKCPECGKSFILRGKLVRHERIHTGEKPYKCLECGRTFSDSGSLNYHRSTHTEEKPYKCVECGKCFRQKGKLNVHQRSHKD